From the genome of Streptomyces sp. NBC_01116, one region includes:
- a CDS encoding tetratricopeptide repeat protein, protein MSGVVDLAAVKAAGEAKAKAEKARAEASRTGGAAAVAPAALVIDVDEAGFERDVLQRSAEVPVVIDFWAEWCEPCKQLSPLLERLAVEYNGRFLLAKVDVDANQMLMQQFGIQGIPAVFAVVAGQALPLFQGAAPEAQIRETLDQLIQVGEERFGLTGIVVDPDAAAADAVPAEVPAGPYDAVLEAAASALDANDFDGAVQAYKNVLVDDPGNPEAKLGLAQAELLGRVQSMDPQAVRKEAAENPGDVKAQLAAADLDLVGGHVEDAFGRLVEAVRRTAGDDRDAARLRLLELFEVIGPEDPRVTAARTALARVLF, encoded by the coding sequence ATGAGCGGCGTTGTCGACCTCGCCGCTGTCAAGGCGGCCGGTGAGGCCAAGGCCAAGGCGGAGAAGGCCCGCGCGGAGGCCTCCCGTACCGGTGGCGCCGCAGCCGTCGCTCCCGCCGCCCTGGTGATCGACGTCGATGAAGCCGGATTCGAGCGCGACGTCCTCCAGCGCTCCGCCGAGGTCCCCGTCGTCATCGACTTCTGGGCCGAGTGGTGCGAGCCGTGCAAGCAGTTGAGCCCGCTGCTGGAGCGCCTGGCCGTCGAGTACAACGGCCGCTTCCTGTTGGCCAAGGTCGATGTCGACGCGAACCAGATGCTGATGCAGCAGTTCGGCATCCAGGGTATTCCGGCCGTCTTCGCGGTCGTCGCCGGGCAGGCGCTCCCGCTCTTCCAGGGCGCGGCCCCCGAGGCGCAGATCCGCGAGACGCTGGACCAGCTGATCCAGGTCGGCGAGGAGCGCTTCGGGCTGACCGGGATCGTCGTCGACCCGGACGCCGCCGCGGCGGACGCCGTCCCGGCCGAGGTTCCGGCCGGCCCGTACGACGCCGTGCTGGAGGCCGCCGCCTCCGCGCTCGACGCCAATGACTTCGACGGCGCGGTCCAGGCGTACAAGAACGTCCTCGTGGACGACCCGGGCAACCCGGAGGCCAAGCTGGGCCTCGCCCAGGCGGAGCTGCTCGGCCGCGTCCAGAGCATGGACCCGCAGGCGGTCCGCAAGGAAGCCGCGGAGAACCCGGGCGATGTGAAGGCCCAGCTCGCCGCCGCCGATCTCGACCTGGTCGGCGGACATGTCGAGGACGCGTTCGGCCGGCTCGTCGAAGCGGTCCGCCGCACCGCGGGCGACGACCGCGACGCCGCCAGGCTGCGACTCCTGGAGCTGTTCGAGGTGATCGGTCCGGAGGACCCGAGGGTCACCGCCGCGCGCACCGCGCTGGCCCGCGTCCTGTTCTGA
- a CDS encoding DUF6230 family protein: protein MSSQVRGGTRWKRFALVMVPSVAATAAVGIGLAQGALAASFSVSGQEFKVEAKELKGYDFVQYGSVASGKTLDGKPMNAPVAVSGFSEAWITNMCQSVVTPDLPFGIGNVTLRLEAGGEGHKKVYAKDLYLDVSELDADAKFKNIDIGVAAGSLKKPDEPGAIGIQPGTRADEEGFAQRADEALLTGVRQKAWATTAGTFNLSGLKLRLHQGTEKECY from the coding sequence ATGAGTTCCCAGGTTCGCGGTGGGACGAGATGGAAGCGGTTCGCTCTGGTCATGGTGCCGAGCGTCGCCGCGACGGCCGCGGTGGGCATAGGTCTGGCACAGGGTGCGCTGGCGGCGTCGTTCAGCGTTTCCGGCCAGGAGTTCAAGGTCGAGGCCAAGGAGCTCAAGGGCTACGACTTCGTCCAGTACGGCAGTGTGGCGTCGGGCAAGACGCTGGACGGTAAGCCGATGAACGCACCGGTCGCGGTGTCGGGCTTCAGCGAGGCCTGGATCACGAACATGTGCCAGTCGGTCGTCACGCCGGACCTGCCGTTCGGCATCGGCAACGTCACCCTGAGGCTGGAGGCGGGCGGCGAGGGCCACAAGAAGGTCTACGCCAAGGACCTCTACCTCGATGTGTCGGAGCTCGACGCCGACGCCAAGTTCAAGAACATCGACATCGGCGTCGCGGCGGGCTCGCTCAAGAAGCCCGACGAGCCGGGGGCCATAGGCATCCAGCCCGGCACCCGGGCCGACGAGGAGGGCTTCGCCCAGCGGGCCGACGAGGCTCTGCTGACGGGCGTCAGGCAGAAGGCGTGGGCCACGACTGCGGGCACCTTCAACCTCAGCGGTCTGAAACTGCGCCTGCACCAGGGCACCGAAAAGGAGTGCTACTAA
- a CDS encoding DUF6114 domain-containing protein — MSPESTGQNEHYIRVYRRRFRAWRGNRPFWAGLFTLAGGVPIAYFPYANMHLGNVTLAMSTTAGAGSLIIGVLLVTLGLTMWFHSIVRVFAGVAAILLALISIPVANIGGFVVGFVLALVGGALSISWAPGETRSDEEPFGEHGSRRTAPAKHLPYEERPEGEFQAAAVPRQQGAGYDLAADGDGGRNRAG, encoded by the coding sequence ATGAGCCCCGAGTCCACAGGGCAGAACGAGCACTACATCCGCGTCTATCGGCGACGCTTCCGCGCCTGGCGGGGTAACCGGCCGTTCTGGGCCGGACTGTTCACCTTGGCGGGTGGCGTTCCCATCGCCTACTTCCCCTACGCCAACATGCACCTCGGCAACGTGACGCTGGCCATGTCCACCACGGCCGGCGCGGGATCCCTGATCATCGGGGTCCTCCTGGTCACGCTCGGCCTGACGATGTGGTTCCACAGCATCGTCCGGGTCTTCGCCGGCGTCGCCGCCATCCTGCTGGCGCTGATCTCCATACCCGTCGCCAACATCGGCGGTTTCGTCGTCGGATTCGTCCTCGCCCTCGTCGGCGGAGCCCTGTCCATCTCCTGGGCCCCGGGCGAGACGAGGAGCGACGAGGAGCCGTTCGGCGAGCACGGGTCCCGGCGCACCGCGCCGGCGAAGCACCTGCCGTACGAGGAGCGCCCCGAGGGCGAGTTCCAGGCCGCGGCCGTGCCGCGGCAGCAGGGCGCCGGGTACGACCTGGCAGCCGACGGCGACGGCGGGAGGAACCGTGCGGGGTGA
- the pyk gene encoding pyruvate kinase, whose amino-acid sequence MRRSKIVCTLGPAVDSHEQLVALIEAGMSVARFNFSHGTHEEHQGRYDRVRKAAAETGRAVGVLADLQGPKIRLAKFAEGPVELVRGDEFTITSEDVPGDKSICGTTYKGLPGDVVKGDPILINDGNVELKVVAVEGPRVKTIVIEGGVISDHKGINLPGAAVNVPALSGKDVEDLRFALRMGCDLVALSFVRDADDVKDVHKVMDEEGRRVPVIAKVEKPQAVEHMEGVVAAFDGVMVARGDLAVEYPLEKVPMVQKRLVELCRRNAKPVIVATQMMESMITNSRPTRAEASDVANAILDGADAVMLSAESSVGAYPIETVKTMAKIVVAAEEELLSKGLQPLVPGKKPRTQGGSVARAACEIADFLDGKALVAFTQSGDTARRLSRYRTAQPILAFTTDEATRNQLALSWGVESHVVPHADNTDAMVDLVDAELLKLNRYNNGDTMVITAGSPPGIPGTTNMVRVHHLGGGERD is encoded by the coding sequence ATGCGCCGTTCCAAAATCGTCTGCACCCTCGGTCCCGCCGTCGACTCGCATGAGCAGCTCGTCGCTCTGATCGAGGCCGGCATGAGCGTGGCCCGTTTCAACTTCAGTCACGGTACCCACGAGGAACACCAGGGCCGTTACGACCGTGTCCGCAAGGCGGCCGCCGAGACCGGCCGCGCGGTGGGCGTGCTCGCCGACCTCCAGGGCCCGAAGATCCGGCTGGCGAAGTTCGCCGAGGGCCCGGTCGAGCTGGTCCGCGGGGACGAGTTCACCATCACCTCCGAGGACGTCCCCGGCGACAAGTCGATCTGCGGCACGACCTACAAGGGTCTGCCCGGCGACGTCGTCAAGGGCGACCCGATCCTGATCAACGACGGCAACGTCGAGCTGAAGGTCGTGGCGGTCGAAGGCCCCCGGGTGAAGACCATCGTCATCGAGGGCGGTGTCATCTCCGACCACAAGGGCATCAACCTGCCCGGCGCGGCGGTCAACGTCCCGGCCCTGTCCGGCAAGGACGTCGAGGACCTGCGCTTCGCGCTGCGGATGGGCTGCGACCTGGTCGCCCTCTCCTTCGTCCGGGACGCCGACGACGTCAAGGACGTCCACAAGGTGATGGACGAGGAGGGCCGCCGGGTCCCCGTCATCGCCAAGGTGGAGAAGCCGCAGGCGGTCGAGCACATGGAGGGCGTCGTCGCGGCGTTCGACGGGGTGATGGTGGCCCGCGGCGACCTGGCCGTCGAGTATCCGCTGGAGAAGGTCCCGATGGTGCAGAAGCGCCTGGTGGAGCTGTGCCGGCGCAACGCCAAGCCGGTGATCGTGGCGACCCAGATGATGGAGTCGATGATCACCAACTCGCGCCCGACCCGCGCCGAGGCGTCCGACGTCGCCAACGCGATCCTGGACGGCGCGGACGCGGTCATGCTGTCCGCCGAGTCCTCGGTGGGCGCGTACCCGATCGAGACGGTCAAGACGATGGCGAAGATCGTCGTCGCCGCGGAGGAGGAGCTGCTCTCCAAGGGCCTCCAGCCGCTGGTCCCCGGCAAGAAGCCCCGTACGCAGGGCGGTTCGGTGGCCCGTGCGGCCTGCGAGATCGCGGACTTCCTGGACGGCAAGGCCCTGGTCGCCTTCACCCAGTCCGGCGACACCGCCCGGCGCCTCTCCCGCTACCGGACGGCCCAGCCGATCCTGGCCTTCACCACGGACGAGGCCACCCGCAACCAGCTCGCCCTGAGCTGGGGCGTCGAGTCGCACGTCGTCCCGCACGCGGACAACACCGACGCGATGGTCGACCTGGTCGACGCGGAGCTGCTGAAGCTGAACCGCTACAACAACGGCGACACGATGGTCATCACCGCCGGCTCGCCCCCCGGCATCCCCGGCACCACCAACATGGTCCGGGTGCACCACCTGGGCGGCGGCGAGCGGGACTGA
- a CDS encoding acetate kinase, with amino-acid sequence MEPHRVLVLNSGSSSVKYQLLDMRDRSRLASGLVERIGEETSRLVHTPLTGGDAEPRERTGRIADHDAALKAAAEELAADGLGLDSPELAAIGHRVVHGGLRFSAPTVVTDEVLEEIERLVPVAPLHNPANITGIVTARTLRPDLPQVAVFDTAFHTTMPEAAARYAIDVETADAHRIRRYGFHGTSHAYVSRKTAELLGRAPEDVNVIVLHLGNGASASAVAGGRCVDTSMGLTPLEGLVMGTRSGDIDPAVTFHLKRVAGMSADDIDVLLNKRSGLVGLCGDNDMRVIRRRIDEGDERAALAFDIYIHRLKKYIGAYTAVLGRVDAVAFTAGVGENAAPVREAAVAGLEGLGMAVDASLNAVRSAQPRLISPEDARVAVAVVPTDEELEIADQTFALVEGA; translated from the coding sequence GTGGAACCGCACCGCGTCCTCGTCCTCAACTCCGGCTCCTCGTCGGTGAAGTACCAACTGCTCGACATGCGCGACCGCTCCCGGCTCGCCTCGGGCCTGGTCGAACGGATCGGCGAGGAGACCTCGCGCCTGGTGCACACGCCGCTGACCGGCGGCGACGCCGAGCCCCGTGAGCGTACGGGGCGGATCGCGGACCACGACGCGGCGCTCAAGGCGGCGGCCGAGGAGCTGGCGGCGGACGGGCTGGGCCTCGACTCCCCCGAACTCGCCGCGATCGGGCACCGGGTGGTGCACGGCGGGCTGAGGTTCAGCGCGCCGACCGTGGTCACCGACGAGGTGCTGGAGGAGATCGAGCGCCTCGTCCCGGTCGCACCGCTGCACAACCCGGCCAACATCACCGGCATCGTCACGGCGCGGACCCTGCGGCCGGACCTGCCGCAGGTCGCGGTCTTCGACACGGCGTTCCACACGACGATGCCGGAGGCGGCCGCGCGGTACGCGATCGACGTGGAGACCGCCGACGCGCACCGCATCCGCCGCTACGGCTTCCACGGCACCTCGCACGCGTACGTCTCCCGGAAGACGGCCGAGCTGCTGGGCCGGGCGCCCGAGGACGTGAACGTCATCGTGCTGCACCTGGGCAACGGGGCGTCCGCGTCGGCGGTCGCGGGCGGGCGGTGCGTGGACACCTCCATGGGGCTGACGCCCCTGGAAGGGCTCGTGATGGGGACACGATCGGGGGACATCGATCCGGCGGTCACCTTCCACCTGAAGCGGGTGGCGGGCATGTCGGCCGACGACATCGACGTCCTGCTGAACAAGAGGAGCGGGCTGGTCGGCCTCTGCGGCGACAACGACATGCGGGTGATCCGCCGCCGGATCGACGAGGGCGACGAGCGGGCCGCGCTGGCCTTCGACATCTACATCCACCGGCTGAAGAAGTACATCGGGGCCTATACGGCGGTGCTCGGCCGGGTGGACGCGGTGGCGTTCACGGCGGGGGTCGGGGAGAACGCGGCTCCGGTGCGGGAAGCTGCCGTCGCGGGCCTGGAGGGGCTGGGCATGGCGGTGGACGCCTCGCTCAACGCCGTACGGTCGGCACAGCCGCGGCTGATCTCGCCCGAGGACGCCCGGGTGGCGGTCGCCGTGGTGCCGACGGACGAGGAGCTGGAGATCGCCGACCAGACGTTCGCGCTCGTCGAGGGGGCGTAG
- the pta gene encoding phosphate acetyltransferase — MARSVYVTGIDRGDGRQVVELGVMELLTRQVDRVGVFRPLVHDGPDRLYELLRARYRLSQSPATVYGLDYHEASAVQAEKGTDELVSRLVERFHQVAREYEVVLVLGSDFAATQLPDELALNARLANEFGASVIAVVGGKGQNAESVRAETRNAYRAYAGLGCDVLAMVVNRVAAEDRETIAERLAARLPVPVSVLPDDPALSAPTVAQITAALDGTVLLGDDSGLARDALDFVFGGAMLPNLLNALTPGCLVVTPGDRADLVVGSLAAHSAGTPPIAGVLLTLNERPGEEILTLAARLAPGTPVVSVAGGSFPTAGELFALEGKLNAATPRKAETALGLFERHVDTAALLDRISVARSGRVTPMMFEHELLEQARSDRKRVVLPEGTEERVLRAADVLLRRDVCDLTLLGDVDVIRKKAADLGIDLADTQLIDPHTSELRGVFAERYAELRAHRGVTVELAVDVVADVNYFGTLMVQEGLADGMVSGSVHSTAATIRPAFEIIKTKPDARIVSSVFFMCLADKVLVYGDCAVNPDPDAEQLADIAVQSAVTAARFGVEPRIAMLSYSTGTSGSGADVDKVREATERVRAERPELRVEGPIQYDAAVEPSVAATKLPGSDVAGQATVLIFPDLNTGNNTYKAVQRSAGAVAVGPVLQGLRKPVNDLSRGALVQDIVNTVAITAIQAQGEERPA, encoded by the coding sequence GTGGCGCGCAGCGTGTACGTGACCGGGATCGACCGGGGGGACGGCCGGCAGGTCGTCGAGCTGGGAGTCATGGAGCTTCTGACGCGTCAGGTGGACCGGGTCGGCGTGTTCCGTCCGCTGGTCCATGACGGGCCCGACCGGCTCTACGAGCTGCTGCGGGCCCGCTACCGGCTCTCCCAGAGCCCGGCCACCGTCTATGGCCTGGACTACCACGAGGCCTCGGCCGTACAGGCGGAGAAGGGCACGGACGAGCTGGTCTCCCGGCTCGTCGAGCGCTTCCACCAGGTGGCCCGCGAGTACGAGGTGGTCCTGGTCCTGGGCAGCGACTTCGCCGCCACCCAGCTCCCCGACGAGCTGGCGCTGAACGCCCGGCTGGCCAACGAGTTCGGGGCCTCGGTGATCGCGGTGGTCGGCGGCAAGGGGCAGAACGCGGAGTCCGTCCGCGCCGAGACCCGTAACGCGTACCGCGCCTACGCGGGCCTCGGCTGCGATGTGCTGGCCATGGTGGTGAACCGGGTCGCCGCCGAGGACCGCGAGACGATCGCGGAGCGGCTCGCGGCCCGGCTGCCGGTGCCCGTCTCCGTCCTGCCGGACGACCCGGCGCTCTCGGCGCCCACGGTCGCCCAGATCACGGCGGCGCTGGACGGCACGGTGCTGCTCGGCGACGACTCGGGGCTCGCGCGCGACGCGCTGGACTTCGTGTTCGGCGGGGCCATGCTGCCGAACCTGCTCAACGCGCTGACACCCGGCTGTCTGGTGGTCACCCCCGGGGACCGGGCGGATCTGGTGGTGGGTTCGCTGGCCGCGCACAGCGCGGGCACCCCGCCCATCGCGGGCGTGCTGCTGACCCTGAACGAGCGCCCCGGCGAGGAGATACTCACGCTGGCCGCCCGGCTCGCACCGGGGACCCCGGTCGTCTCGGTGGCCGGCGGTTCCTTCCCCACCGCCGGCGAGCTCTTCGCCCTCGAAGGCAAGTTGAACGCGGCGACGCCCCGCAAGGCGGAGACCGCCCTCGGCCTGTTCGAGCGACATGTCGACACCGCCGCCCTCCTCGACCGGATCTCGGTGGCCCGCAGCGGACGGGTCACGCCGATGATGTTCGAGCACGAGCTGCTGGAGCAGGCCCGCTCCGACCGCAAGCGCGTGGTGCTGCCGGAGGGCACCGAGGAGCGGGTGCTGCGCGCCGCCGACGTACTGCTGCGCCGGGACGTCTGCGACCTCACGCTGCTCGGCGACGTGGACGTGATCCGCAAGAAGGCCGCCGACCTCGGCATCGACCTCGCGGACACCCAGCTGATCGACCCGCACACCTCGGAGCTGCGGGGCGTCTTCGCCGAGCGGTACGCCGAACTGCGCGCGCACCGCGGGGTGACGGTGGAGCTGGCCGTCGACGTGGTGGCGGACGTGAACTACTTCGGCACGCTGATGGTGCAGGAGGGTCTGGCCGACGGGATGGTGTCCGGGTCGGTGCACTCCACGGCGGCCACCATCCGCCCGGCGTTCGAGATCATCAAGACGAAGCCCGACGCCAGGATCGTGTCGTCCGTCTTCTTCATGTGCCTCGCCGACAAGGTCCTCGTGTACGGCGACTGCGCCGTCAACCCGGACCCGGACGCGGAGCAGCTCGCGGACATCGCGGTGCAGTCGGCGGTGACGGCGGCCCGGTTCGGCGTGGAGCCCCGGATCGCGATGCTGTCGTACTCCACCGGGACGTCCGGTTCCGGCGCGGACGTCGACAAGGTGCGCGAGGCCACCGAGCGGGTGCGGGCGGAGCGGCCCGAACTGCGGGTGGAGGGGCCGATCCAGTACGACGCGGCGGTCGAGCCGTCCGTCGCGGCGACGAAGCTGCCCGGCTCCGACGTGGCCGGCCAGGCGACCGTGCTGATCTTCCCGGACCTGAACACCGGCAACAACACCTACAAGGCGGTGCAGCGCTCGGCGGGCGCGGTGGCGGTCGGCCCGGTGCTCCAGGGTCTGCGCAAGCCGGTCAACGACCTGTCGCGCGGCGCGCTCGTCCAGGACATCGTCAACACCGTGGCGATCACGGCGATCCAGGCGCAGGGCGAGGAGCGCCCCGCATGA
- a CDS encoding ATP-dependent 6-phosphofructokinase, protein MRIGILTAGGDCPGLNAVIRSVVHRAVVGHGDEVIGFEDGFKGLLDGHFRPLDLNAVSGILARGGTILGSARLERDRLREAAENCEELSRRYGIDALIPIGGEGTLTAARMLSDAGMPVVGVPKTIDNDISSTDRTFGFDTAVGVATEAIDRLKTTAESHQRVMVVEVMGRHAGWIALESGMAGGAHGICLPERPFQVDDLVKMVEERFARGKKFAVICVAEGAHPAEGSMPYAKGEIDQYGHERFQGIGNRLAIELETRLGKEARPVILGHVQRGGTPTAYDRVLATRFGWNAVEAVHRGDFGRMTALRGNDIAMVPLAEAVTQLKRVPAERMYEAESVF, encoded by the coding sequence ATGCGCATCGGAATTCTCACCGCGGGCGGCGACTGCCCCGGCCTGAACGCAGTGATCCGGTCGGTCGTCCACCGGGCCGTGGTCGGCCACGGCGACGAGGTCATCGGCTTCGAGGACGGCTTCAAGGGGCTGCTCGACGGCCACTTCCGCCCCCTCGACCTCAACGCGGTCAGCGGCATCCTCGCCCGCGGCGGCACCATCCTCGGCTCGGCCCGCCTGGAGCGCGACCGGCTGCGCGAGGCCGCCGAGAACTGCGAGGAGCTGTCCCGCCGTTACGGCATCGACGCGCTCATCCCGATCGGCGGCGAGGGCACGCTCACCGCGGCCCGCATGCTCTCCGACGCGGGCATGCCGGTCGTCGGCGTCCCGAAGACCATCGACAACGACATCTCCTCCACCGACCGGACCTTCGGGTTCGACACGGCGGTGGGCGTCGCGACCGAGGCCATAGACCGTCTCAAGACCACCGCCGAGTCCCACCAGCGGGTGATGGTCGTCGAGGTCATGGGCCGGCACGCGGGCTGGATCGCGCTGGAGTCCGGGATGGCCGGCGGCGCCCACGGCATCTGCCTGCCCGAGCGCCCCTTCCAGGTCGACGACCTGGTCAAGATGGTCGAGGAGCGGTTCGCGCGCGGCAAGAAGTTCGCCGTCATCTGCGTCGCCGAGGGCGCGCACCCGGCCGAGGGCTCCATGCCGTACGCCAAGGGCGAGATCGACCAGTACGGCCACGAGCGCTTCCAGGGCATCGGCAACCGTCTGGCCATCGAGCTGGAGACCCGGCTCGGCAAGGAGGCCCGGCCGGTCATTCTCGGCCATGTCCAGCGCGGCGGCACGCCGACCGCGTACGACCGGGTGCTCGCCACCCGCTTCGGCTGGAACGCCGTGGAGGCCGTGCACCGCGGCGACTTCGGCCGGATGACCGCCCTGCGCGGCAACGACATCGCCATGGTCCCGCTCGCCGAAGCCGTCACCCAGCTGAAGAGGGTGCCCGCCGAGCGGATGTACGAGGCCGAGTCGGTCTTCTAG
- a CDS encoding helix-turn-helix domain-containing protein has product MDFYGGAVHPTPPFNAPAARRLREALGMAPGHVAYGLAAQYGLRISAETVIAWERGLATPGERELTALAGVLWCAPGELLAAAATLREHRMTRNLSVDELARQLGMTGASYLRMEESGRWRGNEKQSAALCRALGLTAAQFLTATGRDEELAELLSSAVTTRWQAYVRPVSKVVPLDRALVQDTLEQLHADYQALMVSTLSWSSTGQERSGSTGDAGRAFLARVVDQFWRTAGV; this is encoded by the coding sequence ATGGACTTCTACGGTGGGGCCGTGCACCCCACCCCGCCCTTCAACGCCCCCGCCGCGCGCCGTCTCCGCGAGGCTCTGGGCATGGCTCCCGGTCATGTCGCCTACGGGCTCGCCGCCCAGTACGGACTCCGGATCAGCGCAGAGACCGTCATCGCCTGGGAGCGCGGCCTCGCGACGCCCGGGGAGCGCGAGCTGACCGCCCTCGCCGGCGTCCTCTGGTGCGCCCCCGGGGAGCTGCTGGCCGCCGCCGCCACCCTGCGCGAGCACCGGATGACCCGGAACCTGAGCGTGGACGAACTGGCCCGTCAGCTCGGGATGACCGGCGCCTCGTACCTGCGGATGGAGGAGTCGGGGCGCTGGCGGGGCAACGAGAAGCAGTCGGCGGCGCTGTGCCGGGCGCTGGGGCTGACGGCGGCGCAGTTCCTGACGGCGACGGGCCGCGACGAGGAGCTGGCGGAGCTGCTGAGCAGCGCGGTCACCACGCGCTGGCAGGCGTACGTCCGCCCGGTGTCCAAGGTCGTCCCGCTGGACCGGGCGCTGGTCCAGGACACGCTGGAGCAACTGCACGCCGACTACCAGGCCCTGATGGTCTCCACGCTGAGCTGGAGCAGCACGGGCCAGGAGCGCTCGGGGTCGACGGGCGACGCGGGCCGGGCGTTCCTGGCGCGGGTGGTGGACCAGTTCTGGCGGACCGCCGGGGTGTGA
- a CDS encoding response regulator: MIRVLVVEDDPVAADAHQMYVERVEGFTVTAVAHTRAAAVRALERTPVDLLLLDLYLPDGHGLGLLRSLRASGHGADVIAVTSARDLAVVREGVSLGVVQYVLKPFTYPTLRDRLVRYAEFRGAAGEASGQEEVDRALGALRVAHPASLPKGLSGPTLEAVTRVLKESPEGVTAAAAGERLGISRITARRYLEHLVTVGSAARRPHYGQVGRPELHYRWLAAGR; this comes from the coding sequence ATGATCCGGGTCCTGGTGGTGGAGGACGACCCGGTGGCCGCCGACGCCCACCAGATGTACGTGGAGCGGGTGGAGGGCTTCACGGTGACGGCGGTGGCGCACACCCGGGCGGCGGCCGTGCGGGCGCTGGAGCGGACGCCGGTGGATCTGCTGCTGCTCGACCTCTATCTGCCCGACGGGCACGGGCTCGGGCTGCTGCGCTCGCTGCGCGCCTCCGGCCACGGGGCGGACGTGATCGCGGTGACCTCGGCGCGGGATCTCGCGGTGGTGCGGGAGGGGGTGTCGCTCGGGGTCGTGCAGTACGTGCTGAAGCCGTTCACCTATCCCACGCTGCGGGACCGGCTGGTGCGGTACGCGGAGTTCCGGGGGGCCGCCGGGGAGGCGAGCGGACAGGAGGAGGTGGACCGGGCGCTGGGCGCGCTGCGGGTCGCGCATCCGGCCTCGCTGCCCAAGGGCCTCAGCGGCCCGACGCTGGAGGCGGTGACCCGGGTGCTGAAGGAGTCGCCGGAGGGGGTGACCGCGGCCGCCGCCGGGGAGCGGCTGGGCATCTCGCGGATCACCGCCCGGCGGTACCTGGAGCACCTGGTGACCGTCGGCAGCGCCGCGAGGCGTCCGCATTACGGTCAGGTCGGCCGACCGGAGCTGCACTACCGCTGGCTGGCCGCGGGACGCTGA